TAGCGCGATCGGTGACTGCATTCCAAGTGCGGGATGATTGTTGGCAATGACAGTTACATGTGCCTGGCTGATGGCCTCGCTGATGGAGGCTGCAACCAGCACGTCCTTGACCTGCGAACGTAATGTTTCCAAGGCGACAACCGGATCATAGACAACGATCTCGGCGTCCGGCAGCGCCAGCTTCAACAACTGCAGGACCCTTAACGACATGGAACCGCGCAAATCATCCGTCGCCGGACGCCCCTTGAAAGCCATACCCAGCAACGCAACCCTAACCCTGCCCTGGATAGCCCGGCTCTGCAACTGTTTCACGATGAAGGTTACGGTCTCCAGTGGTTGGCGCTCATTGACCAGGCGACTGGCTGCTGTAATTTCGAGGTCAATTCCGCGGGCCTGAGCACTTTGCCGAAAGATGTGAGGGTCCTTCTCGAGACACGGTCCTCCAACCAGACCAGGCAGCGCGACATTGGTTCGTTCGTAGCCAAGTTTGCCCGACGCAATCACCTCGTGAGCATTGACATCCCAGGCCTCACACACGCGTGCCACTTCGTTGGCAAACGCGAACTGCAAGTCCCGATAGGTGTTGTCAACGAGTTTGATGATTTCAGCCGACTCAAGCGTAGTGACCTGGACAATTGACTTGGTCAGCCGGCGAAACACTCTTTCGGCACGCTCTCGCACGGACTGATCATCCGCGCCCACGATCTGAGGCAACTGGCGCAACTCCAGAAGAGCCTTGCCTTCGAGCGTTCGTTCCGGGCAGACCGCGATCTCGAAGCGCTTGCCAGATTCGTTGAGAATCCGCGAGACAACGTTACGAGCCGTTCCGACATGTACAGTGGAGCGCAAAATTACCAGTGCGTCATCCTGCATGTTCCTGGCGACTTCTCTGGACGCTGCCTCAATCATGTCGAGCCGGACCTTTCCGTTTGCGTCCAGCGGTGTACCTACGGTAATGATGTAAACACTCGCCTGCGTCTGTTGTGGAAAGGCGACCACGGCCTCAAGCCGTCCGGCATCCCTGACTCGAGCCAGTGCATCAGCCAGTCCGATCTCCGAGAAATGCGGCATGGCCTGATTGGTCATGTTCACAACATCTGCGCGCTTTTCAACACCCAGCACTCTGAATCCGACTTCAGCCAGTACTGTCGCAAGCGTGAGTCCGACATAACCTAGCCCCACCACGGCGATATCAAACGGACAGTCTGTCCCTGTCTGCTGCCCGGACGGCTGAGCAGGTGGTGTCTGGCTCATGCAAACTCCTTGTCGCTCGCCCCATATCGGGCGAGATAGTCCTCGTACATACCGCGCAATCCAGATTCAAAACTCAGTTCAGGCGACCATCCAAGCGAGCGCAGTCGCGTTGAGTCAAGCAGCTTTCGCATTGTTCCGTCCGGTTTACTCAAATCAAACTCGAACTTTCCGGCGTATCCAACAACCTTGGCAATGGCCTGGGCAAGAGTTGCGATGGGCAGATCAGTGCCCGCACCCGCATTCAGATACCGACGCCTGGGGGTGGTACATGTATCGTACTCGCTGCGATCAGCCTGCATGACTTTCACACAAGCCAGGGCCAGATCATCTACATGCAAGAACTCGCGCGCAGGCTTTCCACTGCCCCAGATTGTCAGCACGGGCTGCTGCTGGACTTTCGCGATATGGCAGCGACGCAACAACGCCGCCACAACATGCGAGTTATCCGGGTGATAATTGTCTCCCGGACCATAGACGTTTGACGGCACTACACATCTGAAATCCGTCGCGTGCACAATGCCATACTGACGCTCATAGGATTCGCACAGCTTGAGGCCTGCGATCTTGGCGATCGCGTAGGGTTCCGTGTTGGGATCGAGCGGCCCCGTCAAAAGAGCCTCCTCGGCAATCGGCTGTTCTGCCTGTGTCGGATAGACGCAACTTGAAGCCATGAAAAGCAGTCTTGCCGTACCCGTCTGGCGCGCCGCCTCAATCACGTTGGCCTCGATCAGCAGATTGTCATACAGAAAATCTGCCGGATAGTTGCGATTAGCAAGAATGCCTCCAACCTTGGCTGCAGCAAGATAGACCTGATCTGGCCGGTGTTCTTCAAAGAACGCCATGACCTGAGCCTGGTTCCGCAAATCTAGTTCTGTACTGGACCGGGTCAGCAAGACCACATCCGGCCGCCCTTCAAGCTGGCGTACGATGGCAGACCCGACCATCCCTCTGTGACCGGCTACAAACACTTTGATTACGTTACTCATTGCTTCCATTTGTCAACGTCATTTACCGCGGAACCGACAGGGTCTGCGGCGACAGTCCCTCTGATGCTCTTGCGTGCACCATTCTGTAACCAAGTTCCAGCCAGCGCGCATACTGTTTTGTGTCATAAAGCGAACTGTCTTGCCTGGCCTTGCCCAGCATCGACTTCAGACGCTCGAAGCCTTGACGACTGCCAGGTTCGCCTTCGTTCGCCAGTTCGACAGCTTTGTTGATGAATTCGGGAATCGTTCTTGTCACCAGTTCATCCATGCCGAGCGTCATCAGCAAACTCTCTCCGACTCGTGAGGCTAGCGACTGGCCGCTTCTCGTCAACACTGGCAAGCCAGCCCACATGGCATCACTCGCAGTCGTATGGGCCGTATAAGGAAAGGTATCAAGAAACAAGTCTGCCAGACGGTAACGCGCCAGGTGATGCTCGTACTTCTCTGTTCTGCCTGCGAACACCAGTCTCTCAGGCGATACACCCGTCTTTGTCGCTTCGCGACGGAGATTTTGACGCGCTGTTTCGTCCTCAGTGTAGAGCCACAAGACACTGCCCTTCACCTGCTGCAAGATCTGCATCCAGCTCGTGAACACCTCGGGATTGAGCTTATAGAGCTTGTTGAAGCAACAAAAGACAACAGCATCCTCGGGCAACCCAAACTCGCCTCGAGTCAGCTTGTCGGTTGAGAGGGTTCGACTGTCATCGTTCGGTTGAAAACACTCTGGCATGTAGAGCAGTTGCTCGGTGTAGAACGCCTGACTGTCTTGCGGGATGATATGACGGTCCGCCACCGTGTAATCAAAGTGTGCTGCCCCTGATGTACCCGGAAACCCGAGATAACTCAGCTGGACTGGTGCAACGCGTGTCCCGAAAATGGCCGGGCGACATCCTTCCGTATACCCATTCAGGTCGACCGCAATGTCCAGTTGATGCTCTCGCGTCATCTCGACAACCTTCTCATCAGCCATTCCACTGATATCTATGAACTGATCGAAGGCCTGGTGCATGCGTTTACGCATCGCGCTGCCATCATCCTTGTTAAGCGCATAGCCATAAATCTCGAACTGTTCCCGATCATGTTGCTCGAGCACCCCAACAATCAAAGTGGCCACTGGATGCTCACGATAATCTGTCGAGAAGTAACCGATTCGAAGCTTTGTCGACTGACGCGGTCTGTGCACAAACGGCGCCATTGCAAGATCCGGCACAAAAAATCTGGTGTATGCAAGCGCCAGCTTGCGCGCAAGTACGGGGTCATCCGATCCATTCAGAAAGATGATCGGACCGCAGGCCAGGCCACCTCGACGAGTTTGCTCTTCTATGCGAGACCAGACCTGCCGATACTGACTCCAGTCACAAAGCATCGACTGGCAGTAAGCCAGATTTCCATAAATAAATGCTTGTGCAGGATTGAGCTTCAGGACCTTCTGGAACACCTGCACCGCTTGCGCATAACGATTCAACCGCATCAGCAAGCTGCCTAGGTTGACGTGTGCCTCCAGGAAATCAGCCGCACATTCGATCGCTTTGCTGAACGCACTCTCAGCCTCATCGGGCTGGTCTGTTTGCTGCCTGAGCAGACCAAGGTTGTTCCACGCATGCGCAAATCCGGGGCGAATCACCAGCGCATCGTCCAGCAGCTTTCCTGCCCTCTCGTACTCGAACAGAGAAATCAGCACACTAGCCAGATTACTCATTGCCTCGACCGCATATGGATCCCACTTCAGAACCTGTTCGTAATCTTCTACGGCACGCACGAAGTCTCCCTCGTGCCGATACACATTGGCTCGGTGAAAGTAGGA
This sequence is a window from Orrella marina. Protein-coding genes within it:
- a CDS encoding nucleotide sugar dehydrogenase gives rise to the protein MSQTPPAQPSGQQTGTDCPFDIAVVGLGYVGLTLATVLAEVGFRVLGVEKRADVVNMTNQAMPHFSEIGLADALARVRDAGRLEAVVAFPQQTQASVYIITVGTPLDANGKVRLDMIEAASREVARNMQDDALVILRSTVHVGTARNVVSRILNESGKRFEIAVCPERTLEGKALLELRQLPQIVGADDQSVRERAERVFRRLTKSIVQVTTLESAEIIKLVDNTYRDLQFAFANEVARVCEAWDVNAHEVIASGKLGYERTNVALPGLVGGPCLEKDPHIFRQSAQARGIDLEITAASRLVNERQPLETVTFIVKQLQSRAIQGRVRVALLGMAFKGRPATDDLRGSMSLRVLQLLKLALPDAEIVVYDPVVALETLRSQVKDVLVAASISEAISQAHVTVIANNHPALGMQSPIALQRLMHPDAFIYDYWNHFSDLSDAELGHSYFAVGNLSGRA
- a CDS encoding GDP-L-fucose synthase family protein; protein product: MSNVIKVFVAGHRGMVGSAIVRQLEGRPDVVLLTRSSTELDLRNQAQVMAFFEEHRPDQVYLAAAKVGGILANRNYPADFLYDNLLIEANVIEAARQTGTARLLFMASSCVYPTQAEQPIAEEALLTGPLDPNTEPYAIAKIAGLKLCESYERQYGIVHATDFRCVVPSNVYGPGDNYHPDNSHVVAALLRRCHIAKVQQQPVLTIWGSGKPAREFLHVDDLALACVKVMQADRSEYDTCTTPRRRYLNAGAGTDLPIATLAQAIAKVVGYAGKFEFDLSKPDGTMRKLLDSTRLRSLGWSPELSFESGLRGMYEDYLARYGASDKEFA
- a CDS encoding tetratricopeptide repeat protein, with protein sequence MNPEQSIDQAAHLLQSGKPGKAAQILKRVIQKVPSHAHAHHLYGLSLFQERQFTMAARSVGKAIALEPGNPVFRNNLGLILIADGQADKAIDTHTEAINLDPSRPDSYFHRANVYRHEGDFVRAVEDYEQVLKWDPYAVEAMSNLASVLISLFEYERAGKLLDDALVIRPGFAHAWNNLGLLRQQTDQPDEAESAFSKAIECAADFLEAHVNLGSLLMRLNRYAQAVQVFQKVLKLNPAQAFIYGNLAYCQSMLCDWSQYRQVWSRIEEQTRRGGLACGPIIFLNGSDDPVLARKLALAYTRFFVPDLAMAPFVHRPRQSTKLRIGYFSTDYREHPVATLIVGVLEQHDREQFEIYGYALNKDDGSAMRKRMHQAFDQFIDISGMADEKVVEMTREHQLDIAVDLNGYTEGCRPAIFGTRVAPVQLSYLGFPGTSGAAHFDYTVADRHIIPQDSQAFYTEQLLYMPECFQPNDDSRTLSTDKLTRGEFGLPEDAVVFCCFNKLYKLNPEVFTSWMQILQQVKGSVLWLYTEDETARQNLRREATKTGVSPERLVFAGRTEKYEHHLARYRLADLFLDTFPYTAHTTASDAMWAGLPVLTRSGQSLASRVGESLLMTLGMDELVTRTIPEFINKAVELANEGEPGSRQGFERLKSMLGKARQDSSLYDTKQYARWLELGYRMVHARASEGLSPQTLSVPR